A genome region from Setaria italica strain Yugu1 chromosome III, Setaria_italica_v2.0, whole genome shotgun sequence includes the following:
- the LOC111256728 gene encoding F-box protein CPR30-like, with amino-acid sequence MSAPVATPGATTATQDLNDDVLTEILLRLPSEAVLRFRAVCKAWRRITSSPVFLAAHARRRPLELIVQRRGVSGAVLDTIPLLTLDETRRRCLPVKYPEYTGPPEPFWRGYSLIGSCDDLLLFQRGPWIDHYVYSPATRQWTMLARPPGTCMLLCGFYLHGPSGEHRILYFTDDQEGSHYVSSLEVAGARRLGPAVSVVVYSRRIPFFSLDYRGKLHWLRHPWVLFPGDALEVVYADMILAFDTVSETFRRISRPPRRSTNRGVEEFFLLEMDGKLAMAAFLDGSMDLWVLEDYDNDGSWARRFRVRLPPALRHATLAMKLGVEGQNNVILLGDCWNATVGLYHLTKKRLLKKIQFVTADGPRDSLPRTQLNTIVFRDSLKRHAFFDSRGAQ; translated from the coding sequence ATGTCGGCACCGGTCGCTACACCGGGAGCAACGACGGCCACCCAAGATCTGAACGACGACGTGCTGACCGAGATCCTGCTCCGCCTCCCTTCCGAAGCCGTTCTCCGCTTCCGCGCCGTCTGCAAGGCATGGCGCCGCATCACCAGCAGCCCCGTCTTCCTGGCCGCCCAcgcccgccgtcgccccctCGAGCTCATCGTGCAGCGCCGCGGCGTGAGCGGCGCGGTGCTGGACACCATCCCGCTCCTCACCCTCGACGAGACGAGGCGCCGGTGCCTCCCCGTCAAGTATCCCGAGTACACAGGACCCCCGGAACCTTTCTGGAGAGGCTACTCCCTGATCGGCTCCTGCGACGACCTCTTGCTCTTCCAGAGAGGCCCTTGGATCGATCACTACGTCTACAGCCCGGCAACGCGGCAGTGGACCATGCTGGCTCGTCCCCCGGGCACCTGCATGCTGCTCTGCGGCTTCTACCTTCACGGGCCATCAGGTGAGCATCGGATCCTGTACTTCACCGACGACCAAGAAGGGTCGCACTACGTTTCCTCGCTCGAAGTCGCCGGGGCCCGCCGGCTGGGGCCCGCGGTATCGGTCGTCGTATATAGCAGGCGGATCCCCTTCTTTTCCCTCGATTATCGCGGCAAGCTCCACTGGCTGCGGCATCCCTGGGTTCTGTTTCCAGGTGATGCGCTCGAGGTGGTGTACGCGGACATGATACTAGCGTTTGACACCGTGTCAGAGACGTTCCGACGGATATCTCGCCCGCCACGGAGGAGCACCAACCGCGGCGTCGAGGAGTTCTTCCTGCTGGAGATGGACGGGAAGCTTGCCATGGCGGCTTTTCTCGACGGATCGATGGACCTCTGGGTGCTGGAGGACTACGACAACGACGGGAGCTGGGCGCGCCGGTTCCGGGTGCGCTTGCCGCCAGCGTTACGGCATGCGACGCTGGCGATGAAGCTAGGTGTGGAGGGCCAAAATAATGTGATTCTTTTGGGAGACTGCTGGAATGCTACGGTGGGACTGTACCATCTGACGAAGAAAAGGTTGTTGAAGAAAATCCAGTTTGTTACCGCTGATGGTCCACGGGATTCTCTTCCTCGCACCCAGCTGAATACTATTGTGTTCCGGGATAGCCTTAAGCGTCACGCATTCTTCGATTCTCGTGGAGCCCAATAA